A region from the Triticum aestivum cultivar Chinese Spring chromosome 3D, IWGSC CS RefSeq v2.1, whole genome shotgun sequence genome encodes:
- the LOC123075905 gene encoding uncharacterized protein, translating to MEEPTQTAAAGSIPTAATERWSALPGDLLSVIYLRLVAGPIVDRLSFAAVCGWWRAVASTHPPRRLLPWLVLDPGGSDRAKHACCLEDGVVLPPRLRFPDEAVGRCIVGGHDGGWVAFLGAPLRIVNLFSGAEVTLSPKQRRIVRLRNRGGSSVDDRFVPLKVIFSSPPTSSGCILAAITERDEVAVCGLGRPRCSWLPRRLPGGLRSMVLFYHQNGGDPDEQAVYENAS from the exons ATGGAGGAGCCGACGCAAACGGCCGCCGCCGGCAGCATCCCGACGGCGGCGACCGAGCGGTGGTCCGCCCTCCCGGGAGATCTCCTCAGCGTAATCTACCTACGGCTTGTCGCCGGCCCGATCGTCGACCGGCTAAGCTTCGCAGCCGTGTGCGGGTGGTGGCGCGCTGTCGCCTCGACGCACCCGCCGCGCCGTCTCCTCCCGTGGTTGGTCCTCGACCCGGGCGGCAGCGACAGGGCGAAGCACGCGTGCTGCCTCGAGGATGGCGTCGTCCTGCCGCCGCGCCTCCGGTTCCCCGACGAGGCCGTCGGCAGGTGCATCGTGGGCGGCCACGACGGCGGCTGGGTCGCCTTCCTGGGAGCCCCTCTGAGGATCGTCAACCTCTTCTCCGGCGCCGAGGTGACGCTCTCCCCGAAACAGAGAAGGATCGTCCGCTTGCGAAACCGAGGAGGATCGTCCGTCGACGACCGGTTTGTTCCGCTCAAGGTGATATTCTCCTCGCCGCCCACCTCGAGCGGCTGTATCCTCGCCGCCATCACCGAGAGGGATGAAGTCGCGGTCTGCGGGCTTGGCCGCCCCAGGTGTTCATGGTTGCCACGGAGGCTTCCTG GTGGTCTGCGGTCCATGGTATTATTCTACCACCAGAACGGGGGTGATCCAGATGAGCAAGCAGTGTATGAGAATGCAAGCTAA